In the Wyeomyia smithii strain HCP4-BCI-WySm-NY-G18 chromosome 2, ASM2978416v1, whole genome shotgun sequence genome, one interval contains:
- the LOC129724247 gene encoding probable chitinase 10 isoform X1, whose translation MAPFKRYTYVTIFITTLVTSVIGQNFDPTVCMTLEDGTLVPSPFDCTKFFVCESGMLSEEASCPPNLWFNPETSDCDFPENVDCGDAPIPETEETEAPEETEAPEETEDETTVTVSSTESTSSSAPSEDCPEEDPESPVFLPVVNECNAYVLCFHGKKIMMKCAENLYWNSKINSCDVLSNVQCYEEDPYGCPREGIEILPHSSDCSKYVYCHDGVSRVQSCAFFHVFDKEQKLCIIGNTCS comes from the exons atggcgccatttAAAAGGTACACTTACGTAACTATTTTCATTACAACCTTAGTAACAAGCGTAATTGGTCAGAACTTTGACCCCACGGTATGCATGACCCTGGAGGATGGGACGCTTGTCCCCAGTCCGTTTGATTGTACCAAATTCTTTGTCTGCGAAAGTGGAATGCTTAGCGAAGAAGCCTCTTGCCCACCAAATTTGTGGTTTAATCCAGAAACAAGTGATTGTGATTTTCCGGAAAATGTTGATTGCGGTGATGCTCCGATACCAGAGACGGAAGAGACAGAAGCGCCGGAAGAGACGGAAGCACCAGAAGAGACAGAAGATGAAACAACTGTTACGGTGAGTTCGACGGAATCAACCAGTTCTTCAGCGCCATCCGAAGACTGTCCAGAGGAGGATCCAGAAAGTCCGGTTTTCCTACCTGTGGTCAACGAATGCAACGCTTATGTGTTATGCTTCCATGGGAAGAAAATCATGATGAAATGTGCAGAAAATCTGTACTGGAACAGTAAAATTAATAGCTGTGACGTATTGTCCAATGTTCAATGTTAT GAAGAAGATCCCTACGGCTGCCCTCGGGAAGGAATCGAAATCCTTCCTCATTCCTCCGATTGCAGCAAGTATGTATACTGCCATGACGGGGTTTCACGTGTGCAGAGCTGTGCCTTTTTCCATGTGTTTGACAAGGAACAAAAACTGTGCATCATTGGTAACACCTGTTCCTAG
- the LOC129724247 gene encoding peritrophin-1-like isoform X2 — translation MTLEDGTLVPSPFDCTKFFVCESGMLSEEASCPPNLWFNPETSDCDFPENVDCGDAPIPETEETEAPEETEAPEETEDETTVTVSSTESTSSSAPSEDCPEEDPESPVFLPVVNECNAYVLCFHGKKIMMKCAENLYWNSKINSCDVLSNVQCYEEDPYGCPREGIEILPHSSDCSKYVYCHDGVSRVQSCAFFHVFDKEQKLCIIGNTCS, via the exons ATGACCCTGGAGGATGGGACGCTTGTCCCCAGTCCGTTTGATTGTACCAAATTCTTTGTCTGCGAAAGTGGAATGCTTAGCGAAGAAGCCTCTTGCCCACCAAATTTGTGGTTTAATCCAGAAACAAGTGATTGTGATTTTCCGGAAAATGTTGATTGCGGTGATGCTCCGATACCAGAGACGGAAGAGACAGAAGCGCCGGAAGAGACGGAAGCACCAGAAGAGACAGAAGATGAAACAACTGTTACGGTGAGTTCGACGGAATCAACCAGTTCTTCAGCGCCATCCGAAGACTGTCCAGAGGAGGATCCAGAAAGTCCGGTTTTCCTACCTGTGGTCAACGAATGCAACGCTTATGTGTTATGCTTCCATGGGAAGAAAATCATGATGAAATGTGCAGAAAATCTGTACTGGAACAGTAAAATTAATAGCTGTGACGTATTGTCCAATGTTCAATGTTAT GAAGAAGATCCCTACGGCTGCCCTCGGGAAGGAATCGAAATCCTTCCTCATTCCTCCGATTGCAGCAAGTATGTATACTGCCATGACGGGGTTTCACGTGTGCAGAGCTGTGCCTTTTTCCATGTGTTTGACAAGGAACAAAAACTGTGCATCATTGGTAACACCTGTTCCTAG
- the LOC129724691 gene encoding uncharacterized protein LOC129724691, translating into MAHYKYAIFLLLLLSNDYGVLVTAFSSYISAYVVCPEGEFVFLPAENCNQFYFCADGVPTKLYCAEEQNFNPESGMCEDDYECETAEETPNPDTTEVTGTTSISSSVSTSSNPITTPDGFLPVLLPDAPCPSDGYAFRIHATYCNLFYFCREGEESLQQCAFLHRFDMYQGRCLYREKATCFAGTEMIYEH; encoded by the exons ATGGCTCATTACAAATATG CTATTTTTCTACTGCTTTTATTAAGTAACGACTATGGCGTTTTGGTAACTGCATTTTCCAGTTACATTTCTGCATACGTGGTGTGTCCGGAAGGTGAATTTGTGTTTCTGCCTGCTGAAAATTGCAACCAATTTTATTTCTGCGCGGATGGTGTACCAACTAAACTGTATTGTGctgaagaacaaaatttcaatCCAGAAAGTGGAATGTGCGAGGACGATTATGAGTGCGAGACTGCTGAGGAAACACCCAACCCTGATACAACCGAAGTCACTGGAACTACTTCGATAAGTTCATCAGTTTCTACCAGTTCTAATCCGATTACAACACCCGATGGTTTTCTGCCGGTTTTATTGCCGGATGCCCCGTGCCCATCAGATGGATATGCTTTTAGAATCCATGCAACGTATTGTAACCTTTTCTACTTTTGTAGGGAAGGAGAGGAATCATTACAGCAGTGTGCCTTTCTTCATCGGTTTGACATGTACCAGGGACGGTGTCTGTATCGTGAGAAGGCAACCTGCTTTGCAGGCACCGAAATGATTTATGaacattaa